DNA from Thermovirga sp.:
GCGCTCGCCGGCAGCGACGGTTACGATGGCCTTCTTCCAGGCCCTGGATTTGCCCAGGAAGGCCCCCATCCTCTTGGGTTTCGGCCTGACGTACAGGGTTCTCACCTTGACCACCTTGACCTTGAAAATGGAGGACACGGCGTTCCTGACCTCGATCTTGTTGGCCTTCGGGTGAACCTCGAACGTATACTTGTTATGTTCCATCAGCCGGCTGCTCTTTTCCGTGATGATCGGCCTCAGGATGATGTCCTGCGGCAATGATTTCATGCCCCGTACACCTCCTCGATCTTCCTGGCAGCGTCCACCGTCAGGATCATCCTGTTGTGATTCAGGATGTCGTAAACGTTGATGCTGTCCACATGGAGGACCATTGTCCCCGGGATGTTGGAGGCCGACTTATAGATCGCGTCGCT
Protein-coding regions in this window:
- the rplW gene encoding 50S ribosomal protein L23, encoding MKSLPQDIILRPIITEKSSRLMEHNKYTFEVHPKANKIEVRNAVSSIFKVKVVKVRTLYVRPKPKRMGAFLGKSRAWKKAIVTVAAGERIEFFEGAGA